From one Sus scrofa isolate TJ Tabasco breed Duroc chromosome 9, Sscrofa11.1, whole genome shotgun sequence genomic stretch:
- the LOC100519326 gene encoding olfactory receptor 958-like, which yields MRNHTPVTEFLLMGLPHTNGLENVLFVVFLAFYLLTLLGNLLILLAILTSSSLHTPMYFFLGNLSVFDIFFPSVSSPKMMLSLVGSSQTISYQGCASQLFFYHFLGCIECFLFTVMGYDRFAAICHPLRYTVIMNRRACAVMTLGTWLGSCVHASVLTFLIFKLPYCGPNEVDSFFCDIPVVLPLACADTSLAQLVSFTSVGIVALMCFLLILASYTRIVISVLKISSSEGRRRAFSTCSAHLTSILLCYGPVILIYLRPASSPWLDSVVPVFNNIVTPSLNPLIYTLRNKDVKLALRKALIQGLQTCKG from the coding sequence ATGAGGAATCACACTCCAGTAACTGAGTTCCTCCTCATGGGACTCCCTCACACAAATGGGTTGGAAAATGTGCTCTTTGTGGTATTTCTTGCCTTCTACTTGCTCACTCTTCTGGGGAATCTGCTCATTCTGCTGGCCATCCTCACTTCCTCCAGCCTGCACacccccatgtatttcttcctgggaaacctgtcagtgtttgacatttttttcccttctgtgagTTCCCCCAAGATGATGCTCTCCCTAGTGGGGTCAAGCCAGACCATCTCTTACCAGGGCTGCGCCTCCCAGCTCTTCTTTTACCACTTCCTTGGTTGCATTGAGTGTTTCCTGTTCACTGTGATGGGCTATGACCGCTTTGCAgccatctgtcaccccctgcGATACACAGTCATCATGAACCGCAGGGCATGTGCTGTTATGACTCTGGGCACCTGGCTGGGGAGCTGTGTGCATGCATCTGTCCTCACCTTCCTCATCTTTAAGTTACCCTACTGTGGCCCCAATGAGGTGGACAGTTTCTTCTGTGATATCCCGGTGGTGCTGCCTCTGGCCTGTGCAGACACCTCTCTAGCTCAGCTGGTGAGTTTCACCAGTGTAGGCATTGTGGCACTCATGTGTTTTCTCCTTATCCTCGCTTCCTATACTCGCATTGTCATCTCTGTATTGAAAATCAGCTCCTCAGAAGGCAGGCGCagagccttctccacctgcagtGCCCACCTGACTTCCATCCTGCTCTGCTATGGGCCAGTGATCCTCATTTATCTCCGGCCAGCCTCCAGTCCTTGGCTGGATTCTGTGGTTCCTGTGTTCAATAATATCGTGACCCCTTCCCTGAATCCTTTGATATATACCTTGAGAAACAAGGATGTGAAGCTGGCTCTGAGAAAAGCATTAATCCAAGGACTACAAACTTGTAAAGGGTAA
- the LOC100513751 gene encoding putative olfactory receptor 10D4: protein MRNHTMVTEFILLGIPETEGLEIVLFSLFSSLYLCTLLGNVLILTAIISSSLLHTPMYFFLGNLSMFDLGFSSTTGPKMLSYLSGQSQGISFQGCAAQLFFYHFLGCTECFLYTVMAYDRFVAICYPLRYMVIMNHRVCSFLATGTWMGGCIHAFILTSLTFQLSYCGSNKVGYYFCDIPAILPLACGDTSLAQRVGFTNVGLLSLICFSLILVSYTRIGIAISKIHSAEGRKRAFSTCSAHIAAILCAYGPVIIIYLQPDSSALVGAIIQILNNLVTPMLNPLIYSLRNKDVKSALRNIFPKRCLSMQVIKNKFSR from the exons ATGAGAAATCACACAATGGTGACTGAGTTCATCCTGCTGGGAATCCCTGAAACAGAGGGCCTAGAGATTGTGCTGTTTTCTCTGTTCTCCTCATTATATTTATGTACTCTCTTAGGAAATGTGCTCATCCTTACAGCTATCATCTCTTCCTCCCTGCTTCATACccctatgtattttttcttggGAAACCTCTCCATGTTTGATCTGGGTTTTTCTTCAACAACTGGTCCCAAGATGCTGTCATACCTTTCAGGGCAGAGTCAAGGTAtctcttttcagggctgtgctgCTCAGCTCTTCTTCTACCATTTCCTGGGATGTACTGAGTGTTTTCTGTAcacagtgatggcctatgaccgctttgtTGCCATTTGTTATCCTTTGAGATACATGGTCATAATGAACCACAGAGTGTGCTCCTTCTTGGCCACAGGGACCTGGATGGGTGGTTGCATCCATGCCTTTATCCTAACCTCCCTCACCTTCCAGTTGTCCTACTGTGGTTCTAACAAGGTGGGTTATTACTTCTGTGACATACCTGCAATCTTACCTCTAGCCTGTGGGGATACATCTCTAGCCCAGAGGGTAGGTTTTACAAAtgttggtcttttgtctctcatttgcttttctctcatcCTTGTTTCCTACACTCGGATTGGGATTGCCATATCAAAAATTCACTCTGCAGAGGGCAGGAAACGAGCATTCTCCACCTGCAGTGCACACATTGCTGCAATTCTTTGTGCTTATGGGCCAGTAATCATCATCTATCTTCAACCCGATTCCAGTGCCTTGGTGGGTGCTATAATTCAGATATTGAATAACCTTGtaacccccatgctgaacccactgatctacagcctgagaaataAGGATGTAAAATCAGCTCTGAGAAACATATTTCCCAAGAG GTGTCTATCAATGCaggtaattaaaaataagttctcCAGGTAG
- the LOC100513942 gene encoding olfactory receptor 148-like: MVPSQICFHCTTTGTPEFPILNFNIIFKQRLVVINALGLYLSQIRPHIRASCLSSPQDPPARNMRNDTEELKEFLLLGIPQTEGLEPVLFVIFSAIYLFTLLGNLLIIVAITSSSTLRTPMYFFLGLLSILDILFPSVTCPKMLFYLSGRSRAISYEGCAAQLFFYHFLGSTEGCLYSVMAYDRFVAICHPLRYMLIMRPGVCVGLVMAALLVDCLHATILMSLTFQLPYCGPNQVAYFFCDIPAVLPLACADSSLAQRVGSTNVGFLVLLFWFSVCASYTRIGIAILRIRSAEGKQKAFSTCSAHLTAILCAYGPVIIIYLQPTPNALVGAMVQILNNIVSPMLNSLIYSLRNKEVKSSLKRVFHKVVFTALE, translated from the coding sequence atggttcctagtcagatttgtttccactgcaccacgacaggaactccagaatttccaaTTCTTAATTTCAACATCATCTTTAAACAGAGACTCGTCGTGATCAATGCATTGGGATTGTATCTGTCACAGATCCGCCCCCACATCCGTGCTTCCTGCCTTTCATCTCCCCAAGACCCTCCGGCCAGGAACATGAGGAATGACACAGAAGAGCTGAAGGAGTTCCTCCTGCTGGGAATACCTCAGACAGAGGGACTGGAGCCTGTGCTCTTTGTCATCTTCTCAGCCATTTACCTCTTCACCCTGCTTGGCAATTTACTCATCATTGTAGCAATTACTTCCTCCTCTACCCTTcgcacccccatgtacttcttcttGGGACTCCTGTCTATTTTGGACATATTGTTCCCATCTGTCACCTGTCCCAAGATGCTCTTCTATCTCTCTGGCCGGAGCCGCGCCATTTCCTACGAGGGGTGTGCTGCGCAGCTCTTCTTCTATCATTTCCTGGGTTCTACCGAAGGCTGCCTCTATTCTGTGATGGCTTACGATCGCTTTGTTGCCATCTGTCACCCACTCAGGTATATGCTCATCATGAGACCTGGAGTCTGTGTCGGTTTGGTCATGGCAGCCTTGTTGGTGGACTGTCTTCATGCCACCATCCTCATGTCCCTTACCTTTCAGTTACCCTACTGTGGCCCCAATCAGGTGGCCTACTTCTTCTGTGACATTCCTGCTGTCTTACCCCTGGCTTGTGCTGACAGCTCCCTGGCCCAGAGAGTAGGTTCCACTAATGTTGGCTTTctggttttattgttttggttCAGCGTTTGTGCCTCCTACACGCGCATTGGAATTGCCATTTTGAGAATCCGCTCAGCAGAGGGTAAGCAGAAAGCGTTCTCTACCTGCAGTGCCCACCTCACTGCAATCCTCTGTGCCTATGGGCCTGTAATCATCATCTATCTGCAGCCCACCCCCAATGCCTTGGTGGGTGCCATGGTGCAAATATTGAATAATATTGTTTCACCCATGCTGAACTCCTTAATCTATTCCCTAAGGAACAAGGAAGTAAAAAGCTCCCTAAAAAGGGTTTTCCACAAAGTAGTATTTACTGCTCTGGAATAA